A window of the Aliivibrio salmonicida LFI1238 genome harbors these coding sequences:
- a CDS encoding YjjW family glycine radical enzyme activase has protein sequence MVNASPLSSDTINYDKTGMVSKVLTFSCVDGPGNRLVIFLQGCNYDCITCHNPHTINHCDHCGDCVEPCPTGALTFDDSPSRKVIWNEALCTQCDKCIDVCPSKSNPKITTYSVEKLLELTKKYAPFLSGVTISGGEATLQLPFIIEYFKAIKSEKSLGHLTCFIDSNGSLSEQGWTKVLPYLDGTMIDLKAWQNDTHLWLVGRENHRVLHSINFLQQHNKLHEVRLLYIPNKTDLLTEIDAISAYLKTLPEYIQIRLNAFQHHGVVGEALAWDKCNETQMNEFEASLVKRLGRSVITPSVYT, from the coding sequence ATGGTAAACGCTTCCCCATTAAGCAGCGATACCATCAACTATGATAAAACAGGAATGGTCAGCAAAGTGCTGACCTTTTCTTGTGTTGATGGCCCTGGCAACCGCCTTGTGATCTTTCTACAAGGCTGTAATTACGATTGTATTACTTGTCATAACCCTCATACCATTAATCACTGTGATCATTGTGGTGATTGCGTTGAGCCTTGTCCGACAGGGGCATTAACCTTTGATGATTCACCAAGTAGAAAAGTAATTTGGAATGAAGCGCTGTGTACTCAATGTGATAAATGCATTGATGTCTGTCCAAGTAAATCAAATCCAAAAATAACGACATATTCGGTAGAAAAGCTGCTCGAACTCACGAAAAAATACGCTCCATTTTTAAGTGGCGTTACTATTTCGGGTGGTGAAGCAACCCTACAATTGCCGTTTATTATTGAATACTTTAAAGCCATCAAATCAGAAAAATCACTCGGCCACCTTACGTGTTTTATTGACAGTAATGGCAGCTTATCAGAGCAAGGTTGGACAAAAGTATTGCCTTATCTTGATGGCACAATGATTGATTTAAAAGCATGGCAGAACGACACGCATTTATGGTTGGTCGGCAGAGAAAATCACCGTGTATTACACTCCATCAATTTTTTACAACAACATAATAAATTGCATGAAGTTCGCTTGTTGTATATCCCCAATAAAACCGATTTACTCACCGAAATAGACGCGATTAGTGCGTACTTAAAAACATTACCAGAATACATTCAAATTCGACTGAATGCATTTCAGCATCATGGTGTGGTTGGTGAAGCGCTAGCATGGGATAAGTGCAATGAAACACAAATGAATGAATTTGAGGCGAGTTTAGTAAAACGATTAGGGCGAAGCGTTATCACCCCTTCGGTTTATACTTAA
- a CDS encoding IS30-like element ISVsa7 family transposase: MGYQYKQLTLGERYQIEAWNTHSISAREIGQKLKRSNGSISKELRRCPAGSYSAEQAHKHAFQKRTLSIKHTKCSQKNKKIIHLYLQLGWSPEQISGRMRREKIENTICCSTIYNAIKREQWQRMLARKGKKYKQRKGVEAGARLIPNRIDISQRPAIVDDKSEVGHWEGDTVYGQDGYLVTMVERVSKLLVTCKVRNKSKKAVTRGINRMMKPFKELCKTITFDNGGEFAGHAKIAKHLNCDIYFAKPYHSWQRGLNENTNGLLRRFFPKGMAIGELTAKEIKQAEFLINSRPRKTLNFLSPSEFLNGKSVSVIVTI, encoded by the coding sequence ATGGGATACCAATATAAGCAACTGACACTAGGTGAAAGATACCAGATTGAAGCGTGGAATACACATAGTATTTCTGCTCGTGAAATAGGACAAAAATTAAAACGGAGCAATGGCTCCATTTCAAAGGAACTACGACGTTGTCCTGCTGGAAGCTATTCTGCCGAGCAAGCGCATAAACACGCTTTCCAAAAAAGAACACTTTCGATTAAGCACACAAAATGCAGCCAAAAGAATAAAAAAATAATTCACCTATATCTTCAGCTTGGTTGGAGCCCAGAGCAAATATCTGGACGAATGCGTAGAGAAAAAATAGAAAATACAATATGTTGCAGTACTATTTACAACGCAATTAAAAGAGAGCAGTGGCAAAGGATGCTTGCTCGAAAAGGCAAAAAATACAAACAACGCAAAGGTGTAGAAGCAGGAGCAAGACTCATTCCTAACCGCATTGATATATCTCAACGCCCTGCTATTGTCGATGATAAATCTGAGGTTGGTCACTGGGAAGGTGACACTGTTTATGGTCAAGACGGGTATTTAGTAACGATGGTAGAACGAGTGTCTAAGCTATTAGTTACGTGCAAAGTACGCAATAAATCCAAAAAGGCCGTTACTCGCGGGATAAATCGCATGATGAAGCCCTTTAAAGAGCTTTGCAAAACAATCACATTTGATAATGGCGGAGAGTTCGCAGGTCATGCTAAGATAGCTAAGCATCTGAACTGTGACATTTATTTTGCTAAACCTTACCATTCTTGGCAACGAGGTTTGAATGAAAATACCAATGGTTTACTAAGACGTTTTTTCCCAAAGGGAATGGCCATTGGAGAACTTACTGCAAAAGAGATTAAACAGGCAGAGTTTTTGATTAATTCTCGACCTAGAAAGACATTAAATTTTCTGAGTCCGAGCGAGTTTTTAAACGGTAAGAGTGTGTCGGTTATTGTTACGATCTAG
- a CDS encoding class I SAM-dependent methyltransferase, whose translation MDLQQENSIAEHSLERIYPKQLNRDEKSHQEVLDIHLERYQFASEQLHGTDVLDIACGCGYGTALMAEVHPDKQFVGVDVDPKAVEYAKIHYQADNLRYECGNGMSFTLKKTDDSAHTFDTIISLETIEHVPEPQKMVTHLLTQLSDKGVMIASVPTTPTVDGNPHHLHDFTVASFYRLFSASDYQAGETFEQIQYWEFKGLFSKKESKENRSQGVGRNIIKHYVKKPSALFFRVQSILTKGLNNRYLTAVFSK comes from the coding sequence ATGGATTTACAACAAGAAAATAGTATTGCAGAACACTCATTAGAGCGTATTTATCCAAAGCAGCTCAATCGAGATGAAAAAAGTCATCAAGAGGTATTGGATATTCATTTAGAACGTTATCAATTTGCCTCGGAACAATTACACGGAACCGACGTTCTAGACATCGCGTGTGGTTGTGGTTACGGAACGGCATTAATGGCAGAAGTGCATCCTGACAAACAATTTGTTGGTGTAGATGTTGATCCTAAAGCCGTTGAATACGCAAAAATACATTATCAAGCAGATAACCTCCGCTATGAGTGCGGTAATGGTATGAGTTTCACTCTGAAAAAAACGGATGATTCAGCACATACATTCGATACCATTATTAGTTTAGAAACCATTGAGCACGTTCCTGAACCTCAAAAAATGGTGACGCATCTATTGACGCAATTAAGCGATAAAGGGGTGATGATCGCGTCTGTACCTACAACACCAACGGTTGATGGTAATCCACATCATCTGCATGATTTTACGGTTGCTTCTTTTTATCGTTTGTTTTCTGCCTCTGATTACCAAGCAGGTGAAACGTTTGAGCAGATCCAGTATTGGGAATTTAAAGGGCTTTTTTCTAAAAAAGAGTCGAAAGAAAATCGCTCTCAAGGTGTCGGTCGAAACATCATTAAACATTACGTTAAAAAGCCAAGTGCGTTGTTTTTTAGAGTGCAGTCGATATTAACCAAAGGGTTAAATAATCGATACTTAACCGCGGTGTTTTCTAAGTAA
- a CDS encoding FecCD family ABC transporter permease, which translates to MPFYRLTSFQILVSVSLFIGLFFTYLSVGAVHIPIIDILAMFKSYVLGGSELAAKEHPLASAIVLHIRLPRACAAILAGGALALAGACTQGLFKNPLASPDVLGVSSGSSFGAVVAIVTGFSFMNPMWLPIFTTVGALAASAFIYVLASRHSSSQILFLILTGLALSSLLGGARMGLLLMAQQYEVSQFVFWAMGGLDGRMWQHLLWPAPVIIVVSILLLKESRSLNLLALGEESAHGMGLNIKKTRFKLLMFATLLTAMSIAIAGPIGFIGLMVPHLVRLLVGPAHEKLLPFSAIFGVIFLLVCDLLGRWIIAPNELKAGIITSFIGGCYFIGLIIRFQRKGRLA; encoded by the coding sequence ATGCCATTTTATCGATTAACGTCATTTCAAATATTGGTTTCAGTCAGCCTATTTATTGGGTTGTTTTTCACTTATCTAAGTGTCGGAGCTGTTCATATTCCAATTATAGATATACTTGCTATGTTTAAAAGCTATGTGCTTGGTGGCAGTGAATTGGCTGCGAAAGAGCATCCTTTGGCCTCTGCCATTGTGTTGCATATTCGATTACCAAGAGCCTGTGCCGCAATATTAGCGGGTGGGGCATTGGCATTAGCGGGTGCATGTACGCAAGGCTTATTTAAAAACCCACTCGCGAGTCCTGATGTATTGGGGGTCAGTTCGGGCAGCAGCTTTGGTGCAGTGGTTGCGATAGTGACGGGCTTTTCATTTATGAACCCAATGTGGTTGCCAATTTTTACCACGGTGGGTGCGTTGGCAGCATCCGCGTTTATTTATGTGTTGGCTTCACGTCATTCATCTTCTCAAATTTTGTTTTTAATCTTAACGGGGTTGGCATTATCTAGCTTGCTTGGCGGAGCTAGAATGGGTCTGCTATTAATGGCTCAACAATACGAAGTTAGCCAATTTGTGTTTTGGGCAATGGGGGGCTTAGATGGGCGCATGTGGCAACATTTGTTATGGCCTGCTCCCGTGATTATTGTTGTGTCTATATTGCTGCTCAAAGAAAGTCGTTCATTGAATTTGTTAGCCTTGGGTGAAGAAAGTGCTCACGGAATGGGGTTAAACATCAAGAAAACACGCTTTAAATTATTGATGTTTGCAACGCTGCTTACCGCGATGTCGATAGCGATTGCAGGGCCGATTGGATTCATTGGGTTAATGGTGCCGCATTTGGTGCGTTTGCTTGTTGGCCCTGCTCATGAAAAGTTATTGCCATTCTCAGCTATCTTCGGTGTGATTTTCTTACTTGTGTGTGATTTGTTAGGTCGCTGGATTATCGCGCCAAACGAATTAAAAGCGGGGATCATTACCTCCTTCATTGGTGGTTGTTACTTCATTGGCTTGATTATTCGATTTCAAAGAAAGGGGCGTTTAGCATGA
- a CDS encoding L-serine ammonia-lyase produces the protein MLSIFDIYKIGVGPSSSHTNGPMIAGYNFTQLIQPHLDQVARVQVDLYGSLSLTGIGHHTDRATILGLLGNRPDTIKITSANLAMKKAIEDKVLHIAGAHEITFDYETDMLFHKTNLPLHENGMTISIFDAAGQQLAIETYYSVGGGFIATADELTNGKSATGVEVEFPFKSADEMLEKAEKQGLSLGSFILRNEVSFQPMEAIDAKADQIWKVMSLCMERGFQTEGILDGGLNVVRRAPALLKKLEANASIESDPMEIMDWINLFAFAVSEENAAGGQVVTSPTNGAAGVIPGVLMYYHRFIKELDTKQLKDFLAVSGAIGILYKTNASISGAEVGCQGEVGVSSSMAAAGLTALRGGSNEQICMAAEIAMEHSLGMTCDPIGGLVQVPCIERNAMGSMKAINASRMALKRTSKCLISLDKVIDTMYQTGKDMNRKYRETSLGGLALIHMAPPCE, from the coding sequence ATGCTGTCTATCTTTGATATCTACAAAATCGGTGTTGGGCCATCTAGCTCACACACAAATGGTCCTATGATTGCGGGGTATAATTTTACCCAACTTATCCAACCTCATTTAGATCAAGTGGCTCGCGTGCAGGTGGATCTTTATGGTTCTCTTTCATTAACGGGGATTGGTCACCATACCGATCGCGCAACCATTTTAGGTTTACTAGGTAACCGTCCAGATACCATCAAGATAACCAGTGCAAACTTGGCAATGAAAAAAGCCATTGAAGATAAGGTATTGCATATCGCAGGTGCTCACGAAATCACCTTTGATTATGAAACTGATATGCTTTTTCATAAAACCAATTTGCCATTACACGAAAACGGCATGACGATTTCAATCTTTGATGCCGCAGGCCAACAACTGGCTATAGAAACTTACTATTCCGTAGGCGGCGGATTTATTGCAACCGCTGATGAGCTAACTAATGGCAAAAGCGCGACGGGTGTTGAAGTCGAGTTCCCATTCAAATCTGCGGACGAGATGCTAGAAAAAGCTGAGAAGCAAGGCCTAAGCTTAGGCAGCTTTATTCTGCGTAACGAAGTTTCTTTTCAACCAATGGAAGCGATTGATGCGAAAGCCGACCAAATTTGGAAAGTCATGTCATTGTGTATGGAACGAGGTTTCCAAACCGAAGGCATTCTTGACGGTGGCTTAAACGTGGTTCGTCGTGCGCCTGCATTATTAAAAAAACTGGAAGCAAATGCTTCTATTGAAAGTGATCCTATGGAAATCATGGATTGGATTAACTTATTCGCGTTTGCGGTAAGCGAAGAAAACGCGGCGGGTGGCCAAGTGGTTACCTCCCCAACTAATGGTGCGGCAGGTGTTATTCCTGGTGTACTGATGTATTACCATCGCTTCATTAAAGAGCTAGACACTAAGCAACTGAAAGATTTCTTAGCGGTATCTGGTGCCATTGGTATTTTATATAAAACCAATGCGTCTATTTCTGGGGCTGAAGTGGGTTGTCAGGGTGAGGTTGGTGTTTCATCATCAATGGCTGCCGCTGGCTTAACGGCACTTCGCGGTGGCAGTAATGAGCAAATTTGTATGGCAGCTGAAATTGCGATGGAACATTCGTTAGGTATGACGTGCGACCCAATCGGCGGTCTTGTTCAAGTGCCTTGTATTGAACGTAATGCAATGGGCTCAATGAAAGCAATTAACGCCTCTCGTATGGCTCTTAAACGCACAAGTAAGTGTCTTATCTCGCTCGATAAAGTGATCGATACCATGTATCAAACAGGTAAAGACATGAACCGTAAATACCGTGAAACCTCTCTGGGTGGTTTGGCGTTAATTCACATGGCACCACCGTGTGAATAA
- a CDS encoding TMEM165/GDT1 family protein translates to MSVLAISITTVALAEIGDKTQLLSLLLASRYRKPIPIIAAIFFATLLNHTLAAYLGVVVADYLTPETLKWALIISFVIMAGWVLIPDKLDDDEKISNRGPFVASFIAFFIAEIGDKTQIATSILGAQNADALSWVILGTTIGMLLANVPVVLIGKFSADKLPLTLIHRVTAVIFLGLAVGTFFGM, encoded by the coding sequence GTGAGTGTACTAGCCATATCAATAACCACCGTCGCCTTAGCGGAAATCGGTGATAAAACCCAACTCCTCTCTTTACTGCTTGCCAGTAGATACCGAAAACCAATCCCTATTATTGCTGCGATCTTTTTTGCAACTCTGTTAAACCACACCTTAGCCGCCTATTTAGGGGTTGTCGTTGCCGATTACCTAACACCTGAAACCTTAAAGTGGGCTCTAATTATCAGCTTTGTCATAATGGCTGGTTGGGTCTTGATCCCAGATAAATTGGATGATGACGAAAAAATCTCAAACCGAGGTCCTTTTGTTGCCAGTTTCATTGCCTTTTTCATTGCTGAAATTGGGGACAAAACTCAAATAGCCACTTCCATTTTAGGCGCTCAAAATGCCGATGCCCTTAGTTGGGTTATTCTGGGTACGACAATAGGTATGTTATTGGCGAATGTGCCCGTTGTTCTAATTGGTAAATTTTCTGCTGATAAGTTGCCATTAACCTTAATTCACCGCGTAACGGCAGTGATTTTCTTAGGGTTAGCCGTAGGCACTTTCTTTGGTATGTAA
- the nfsA gene encoding oxygen-insensitive NADPH nitroreductase, which translates to MNPVINTILDHRSIRVFTNDPISKVQLDTIISAGIAASSSSLLQVNSIIRITDMEKRKALVELSGGQPYVEGAAEFLVFCIDFQRHHEMNPDVKAEYTELTLIGAVDAGIMAQNCLLAAESMGLGGVYIGGLRTHAQEVDDLLELPQHTAVLFGMCLGHPDQTPQQKPLLSPEVIVHENTYKPLDKNKIHEYDETMLQYYATRNSNQKQSSWSEQITSKLSQESRPHIKGYLNNKGLAIK; encoded by the coding sequence ATGAACCCAGTTATCAACACTATTTTAGATCACCGTTCAATCCGTGTTTTTACCAATGACCCTATTTCTAAAGTGCAATTAGATACCATCATTAGCGCAGGAATTGCCGCCTCTTCGTCAAGCTTACTTCAAGTAAACTCAATTATTCGTATCACTGATATGGAAAAGAGAAAAGCACTAGTTGAACTTTCTGGCGGCCAGCCTTATGTTGAAGGTGCCGCTGAGTTTCTGGTTTTTTGTATTGATTTTCAACGTCATCATGAAATGAATCCTGACGTAAAAGCTGAATATACAGAGCTAACACTGATTGGTGCTGTCGATGCAGGAATAATGGCACAAAACTGCTTACTCGCGGCAGAATCAATGGGCTTAGGTGGCGTGTATATTGGCGGTTTACGAACTCATGCTCAAGAAGTGGACGATTTACTTGAGTTGCCTCAACACACTGCAGTGTTATTTGGCATGTGCTTAGGTCATCCCGATCAAACGCCACAACAAAAACCACTTTTAAGTCCTGAGGTTATTGTTCATGAAAATACGTACAAGCCATTAGATAAAAACAAAATCCATGAATACGATGAAACCATGTTGCAGTATTACGCCACACGTAACAGCAATCAAAAGCAAAGTTCATGGTCGGAGCAAATTACAAGCAAGCTATCTCAAGAATCACGCCCTCACATTAAAGGGTACTTAAATAACAAAGGTCTAGCGATTAAATAA
- a CDS encoding LysR family transcriptional regulator has product MDLIQLSRINFKQLTALHVMLSTHSVTQSAEILYMSPSSVSKTLSQLRSLLGDELFYRDGTQLIPTAFALKVGPTVHLILNNMNGLLNQSSFEPKAFTGKFSLSMRESTLEIFAPIISDILSNQAPHAHIDIHSKEQLGFDALLSGQVDAIILPHDKSQPPTNEKQLVWETVIDDEMVCLMKSNHPLATKPLTVENYLTYKHIGIFDKELNQPYFEQLLTQQHQPRNMAMSVADFGSAAAMCHHSDFLFTCSKKWFEVAKKAQDLIEKPLPFGYGQVVYSVVYNKLSLNDQALNWLLNRIKN; this is encoded by the coding sequence ATGGATCTTATTCAACTCTCTCGTATTAATTTTAAACAACTGACGGCTCTGCATGTAATGCTGTCTACCCACAGTGTTACTCAAAGCGCTGAAATTTTATACATGAGTCCATCCAGTGTCAGTAAAACGTTATCGCAATTACGATCATTGCTTGGTGATGAACTTTTTTATCGCGATGGTACGCAACTTATCCCAACGGCTTTTGCGCTAAAAGTGGGGCCGACAGTGCACCTTATTTTAAACAATATGAATGGATTGTTGAATCAGTCATCTTTTGAACCAAAGGCATTTACGGGGAAGTTTTCATTGTCTATGCGTGAGAGTACGCTTGAAATTTTTGCACCGATTATCAGTGATATTTTATCCAATCAAGCGCCTCATGCTCACATTGATATTCACTCTAAAGAACAACTTGGTTTCGATGCGCTCTTGAGTGGGCAAGTGGATGCCATTATTCTACCGCATGATAAAAGTCAGCCACCAACGAATGAAAAGCAGTTAGTGTGGGAAACCGTGATTGACGATGAAATGGTGTGCTTAATGAAATCAAATCATCCATTAGCGACAAAACCCCTTACGGTTGAGAATTACTTAACGTATAAGCACATTGGTATTTTTGATAAAGAATTAAATCAGCCTTATTTTGAGCAGTTGCTAACGCAGCAACATCAACCGAGAAACATGGCAATGTCAGTGGCTGATTTTGGCAGTGCGGCGGCGATGTGCCATCATTCTGATTTTTTATTTACCTGTTCTAAAAAGTGGTTTGAAGTAGCAAAAAAAGCGCAAGATTTAATTGAAAAACCGCTGCCTTTTGGTTACGGACAGGTTGTTTACAGTGTGGTTTATAATAAGTTAAGTTTGAATGACCAAGCGTTGAACTGGTTATTGAATCGCATAAAGAATTAG
- a CDS encoding ABC transporter substrate-binding protein — MADTIYPLSLTDGLGNQVIIEKEPIKISSKTLFTDAVLLELVDNNRLSSLTDLADNPNYSAVKDILPKSVPLLALNVEMIIANRPDIVFAANWSDASKLAIIESAGIPVYRIQTPKTIAEIEAEILRVGDIVNRRDAAEKVIEMMHSRLRNHLIHPKKALRALDYNPWGTSSGQDSTWDEVLEQAGLENAIEGLVSDKYGQVPVSKEMVIVLNPDVLFIPAWVYGDDNGAEKFRQTILSDPSLQSVTAIKEGRVYQMPHVLRSVYNQYIVDAILFVNHSAYKKQ, encoded by the coding sequence ATGGCTGACACCATATATCCGCTCTCTTTAACCGATGGTTTAGGCAATCAAGTCATCATTGAAAAAGAGCCAATTAAGATCTCATCGAAAACGTTGTTTACTGACGCGGTATTATTAGAATTGGTTGATAATAATCGCTTATCCAGTCTAACTGATTTAGCGGATAACCCAAACTACTCAGCAGTAAAAGACATTCTTCCTAAATCGGTTCCGCTATTGGCGCTTAATGTAGAAATGATCATTGCGAATCGCCCTGATATCGTTTTTGCTGCTAATTGGAGCGATGCTTCAAAATTAGCCATTATTGAAAGTGCAGGTATTCCTGTTTATAGAATTCAAACCCCAAAAACTATCGCTGAAATTGAAGCCGAGATTTTACGTGTTGGTGATATTGTTAATCGCCGAGACGCTGCAGAAAAAGTGATTGAGATGATGCATTCTCGATTACGTAATCATTTAATTCACCCTAAGAAGGCGCTAAGAGCTCTTGATTATAATCCTTGGGGAACCTCAAGTGGCCAAGATTCCACGTGGGATGAAGTATTAGAACAAGCGGGATTAGAAAATGCGATTGAAGGGTTAGTCAGTGATAAATATGGGCAAGTGCCAGTATCAAAAGAAATGGTGATTGTGCTTAATCCTGATGTGTTGTTTATTCCGGCTTGGGTTTATGGCGATGATAATGGCGCTGAGAAATTTAGACAAACGATCTTATCTGATCCGTCATTACAATCGGTAACGGCGATCAAAGAAGGGCGGGTTTATCAAATGCCACATGTATTAAGAAGTGTGTATAACCAGTACATTGTTGATGCAATCCTATTCGTTAACCATTCTGCCTATAAGAAACAATGA
- a CDS encoding ABC transporter ATP-binding protein, with protein MKPLLTVSNLSYQVGAKTLLKDISFSMSAGELVGVIGPNGAGKSTLMKCISGFQAYSQGEIIIDGELLSSLSHIDRALSMSYLPQYSEAAFPFSVMETIGLGFHAKQQKTLISKAVIEEQSQAALERVGIGHLHHRTVTDLSGGEKQLVHFARLLVQGTPLMLLDEPTASLDIGHESQLMNVLHQECKNGKSALVAIHNLNTAAEFCDRLILINNGEVMAEGKPNEVLSEENIRSLYQDLVMVSHHAVTGNTIVSPYKK; from the coding sequence ATGAAGCCATTATTAACCGTCTCTAATTTGAGTTACCAAGTGGGAGCCAAAACGCTACTAAAAGACATTTCCTTTTCGATGAGTGCAGGTGAACTGGTTGGCGTGATAGGGCCTAATGGCGCAGGTAAAAGTACGTTAATGAAATGCATTAGTGGATTTCAAGCGTATTCACAGGGAGAGATCATTATTGATGGCGAATTGCTATCTAGCCTTTCTCATATTGACCGAGCATTAAGTATGAGTTATTTACCTCAATACAGCGAAGCAGCATTCCCATTCAGTGTGATGGAAACCATAGGATTAGGTTTTCATGCAAAGCAACAGAAAACACTGATCTCTAAAGCGGTGATTGAAGAGCAAAGCCAAGCCGCATTAGAAAGAGTCGGTATTGGGCATTTACATCATCGTACCGTGACTGATTTATCGGGCGGTGAGAAGCAGCTTGTTCACTTTGCTCGTTTATTGGTGCAAGGTACGCCATTAATGCTGCTTGATGAACCGACAGCCAGTTTGGATATTGGTCATGAATCGCAGTTAATGAATGTGCTTCATCAAGAATGTAAAAACGGAAAGTCAGCCTTGGTTGCGATTCACAACCTTAATACGGCCGCAGAATTTTGTGATCGCTTAATTTTGATTAATAACGGTGAAGTGATGGCAGAAGGTAAGCCTAATGAAGTATTGAGTGAAGAGAATATCCGATCTTTATATCAAGACTTAGTGATGGTTTCTCATCATGCAGTGACAGGAAATACGATAGTCTCTCCGTATAAAAAGTAA